The nucleotide window AGCCGGGAGATCAGCGAAACCATCTTCACCCACTTCGGCCACCTCCTCGGCCCCGCCATGGAGGAAGCGACCGCAGACAGCGAGAACCAGCTCGCCGCCTATACCCGCCGCTTCATGGCCGATGCCCGGGCCGCCGCAACGCGCAACAGCCTGCTCGACGGGCTGAAGGCCGAGACCCGCATCCAGGCGCAACTCGCCACAGCCATGGCCGGGTTCGATGCCTTGGTCTGTCCCGCGTCCGCGGTCTCGGCGCTGAAGGCTGACGAGGATTACCTCGACGGGATTGACGTCGGGGGAGTGCACCTGGACCACTACTGGCAGGCGCACATGACCGCGCCGTTCAACATTAACAACCGCTGCCCGGTGCTCGCCGTCCCCAGCGGACTGTCCGACGTCGGTGTGCCCACCGGCGTGCAGATCGTCGGCCACCCCTATGACGACCTCACGGTCTTCCGCATCGGCGCTGCCGTAGAGCAGGCCCGCCCTTGGGCCCAAAAGCTCCCGCCACTATAAGTGTTGTTTACATCACATGAGAAGCATGCTTACATTGATTGCACGTTCCATGTTGGGGGAGGGGGACAGCCATGGGAAACCGCCTGGGGAAGCCAGTTGCTGTCTCTGCCCGTGTTTTCCTCGCCGCCGGTCTCGGCGCTCTCGGATGGACGTTCCTTTCAACAACGACGGCGGCTGCCTCCGACGAGTCCGCAGGTCTACCGGCGCTCGAAACGACGGTTCAAACAGTGGAGACCCCGGCCGTCGAATTGGCTGACCCCGCAGCTGCAGCCGTCGACGCGGTGGTCGGGCATGCCGCTTCTGGCCTGACCGCGGCTGTGGCACCTGCGCCCCAGCCGGCTCCGGCTGATCTTGGTGTAGTTCAGGAAATCGAGGCCGTGGTCCAGGATTTGGATGCCACGGTGGAGCACCTCGACGCTGCGGTGCAGGACGCGGGGCTGCCCTCCGTCCTGCCGGAGAAGCCCCTTACGACCGTCACTGACGCCGTCGTCGGCCGGTTGGATGAAGCCGTTGACGTTGTCACCGCCCCCATCGAGGTCGTCACTGCTCCTGTTGAGCAGGTGCTCGAACCGGTGACCAACGAACTCCGCCCTGCTGCCCCGGTTCTGCCCGGATCTCCAGCAGTTCCGGTCACCGACGCGGAGCCTGCCCCCGCAGAGCCGACACCGACGGAGCCGGTGCCTACCCAGGCAGAACCTGCCCCGCAGGTTGCTGAGACGACACCGACCGTAGCCACGGCGAACCCGAAGGAGCACTTTGGCTCGGCTGGCGTCGAAGAGGCGCCCCTCCCATCGGCTGGTCCAGAGGAATTCGTCGTGACTGCGGAGGCCGTGGATCTGCAGGCTCAGTCTCTCGGACAAGGCCAGTCTCCAAGCTTGGAGATCATGCAGCTCCCGGCACCCGTCAGTGCTGCCAGCATCCGCCGGGCCACTGAAGTTCCTTCCCCAACGGCAGGACCAATTTCGGTGACGTTCCCGGTCACGAACGGTGGTTCGTCTGGTGGTGGCGGTGGATCTGCCGGCCACGGTTCGGCGGATGCCTACATAGCGGGCGGCCGGCACCAGTGGCTTGCCGCTGCCTTGGTCCTGACGGCCGAATCTACAGCTCTGCCCGCATCGCCGGCTTTTGATCCCGGCTCCACGCCTGGCTGATCTGCTTTGTGCTGCGCCGGGTTTTCTGGCGACCGGTTTCTGCAGCGCGGTCCCTAGCGCCCGCCGCCATGTCGTCGCCCCAGCCGGTCTGAGCAGCTAACCCTTCCTCCCCCTGGCAGTGTTTTTTGAAGCCCTGGATATCCGTCCATCGCTACATCGTGCGCTCCTGACCTCTGGTTTACAGCCGTACTGGCCGTTTGCCCGACGTGCTTCGGCGGCAATCGATTCTCATCCGCCTCTCGAAGCGGACCCCTAAACATCTAGTGGGATATCGTCCCGCGGTCTCCCCGGACCCTTCGAAAGGGTGAATTCAGATGACTAAAGCTTGGGATTGGTGAAAACAGACCAGCACCGCATTCCGTGCATGCCGCGTGGAATGCGGTGCTGCTACCCGGTGGAAGCCGCCTCCTTGAGAGCTGTGCGGAAGATCGGCAGGCTGCGTTCGATCATGTCTTCGTTGGCCGTCAGGGATATGCGGAAGAAGCCCGGCGTCTCGAACATGATGCCCGGAAAGACGAAGACATCCTTGGCTGCCAGTCTCTCGGTGAAAGCCACGTCGTCGGGCACAGGGGATTCGATGTAGAGGTAAAAAGTTCCTTCCGACCTCTTCGCCTTGTACCCCATCCCCGCCAAGGCATCCACCATGACGTCACGTTTGCGCTGCAACCGGCCGACGTCGATGGAGAACGTTTCCAGCTGCGGCAGCGCATATTGCAGGGTGGCGTTGGGATAGACCCAGCCCGTGGCCAGTTGCAGCGCCTGGATGACAGCTTGGAGCTGGTCCCGGTCGGGCATCGTGGGCGGAAGCGCCAGGTAGCCGATCCGCTCGCCGGGAGCGAGATGGGTCTTGCCATACGAATAGGCCAACATTGTGAACGGGTAGAACTCCGCCGGACTGTGAAAGCGCAGGCCGTCGTAGACGATCCGGTTGTAGGCCTCGTCGGAGACAAGATAGATGCGGCGGCCGTTCCGGGCCGAGGCATCTTCCAGCAGGGCGGCCAATTTCATCAACAGTTCCGGCGGGTAGATGCGGCCGGTGGGATTGTTGGGGGAGTTGACGATCACCACACGCGTCCGCGGTGTGATGGCCGCGCCGATCGCGTCTAGGTCGAGGTCAAAAGTCTCGGTGTTGATCTTGACCTTCACCGGCGTCAGCCCGGACTCCACGAGTATCGGCTCGTAGCAGAACCACGGCGGCAGGCTATAGATGACCTCGTCACCGGGATCGGTCACGGCCTTCAACGCCAGTGCGATGGCAGTGAAGCCTCCGGTGGAGAGATAGATGTGCTCGGGCTCGAAGGGCACGTCCAGGAGCCGCTGCAGTGAAGCTGCCGCAGCATCCTGCGCCTCCGGCAGGTTGGTCTTGTACGCAAACCATTCGTTGTTCCGCGGTGTCAGCACGTCCCGCAACGCAGTCACATACTCTTCCTGGGGCATCTGATGGGGATTGCCGAAGCCGAAATCGCAAGCGGTCGGCTCGAACTTGCGGCGCGCATAAAGCGAGTTGTTCAGGAACGAGTTGATCAGTTGGTACGACGGGATGGCTGCGATGGCCGCTGCCCGTTTCGAAGCTGCAGTTCCCGGTGCCCCGGAAGTCTGTACACCGGATTGTGTGGTGGTCATGGGATTGTCCTTCGAGGCCGTGCCGATCAGGTCGGCGGACTGATGACTTCCCGTGCCGGAGCCCCCAGCGGCGGCGGTACTTTATATGTTCCTCCGGACCATGCGGGCACACAACGCAGTCCCGTGGCCCGGAGACCTCATATGGTCAGGCCACCTCATGCCAGGCCGCCACGATGCCAGGAACGGCCCGTTCCAGCTCCTCGTGCGCAAGCGCAAACGGAGTGCGGATCCAGTGCTCCAATCCATGGTCTTCGACGGCGAACACAGATCCAGGAGCCAGCAAGACTCCATGACGTGCGGCTGCCTCCGCCAAGGCGGTCGAGCGGGGCGCGGGAAGATTCCACCACAGCGAGAGTCCGCCGGGCGGCACGTTAGCCTTCCAGCCGGGAAGCTGTTCACTGAGCGTCGCATGAAGCCAGTCCCGTTCCGTGCGGATACGGGTGCGGGATTCGCCGGGTAATCCATTCCCGGTCTGGAGCATCCGGGTGAGGACCAGCTGTTCGAGCACGGGAGCACCGAGGTCCAGCGAGGTGCGCATGGTGGTCACCGCACCCTGCAGTGACCTGGGGCAGCGGAGCCAGCCCAGCCGCAGCCCTCCCCAATGGGATTTGCTGGCGCTGCCGATGGAGACGATGCGATCCGAGTAAATGGCCATCGGCTTGACGTCGGGCTCGGCGTCCCACCAGAGATCGACCGCGGTCTCATCGACGATGCCTACGGTCTTGGCCGCGTCCAATTGCCATGCCCAGCGTTCGCGGCCTTCGTTGTCCAGCAGGGTTCCGGTGGGATTGTGGAAATCGGGCAGGCAGAGCATCGCCGCCGGTTGGACCCGCCGCAGCGCCTGGCCCACCGCCTCCAGATCGGTTCCTTCAGGGCCGATGGGAACGGCGGACACCCGTGCCCCGTGGTGCCGCAGCGATGCGATGGTGTTGGGATAGCTGGGACTTTCCGCCAGCACCCGGGAACCGGGAGGCAATACCGCGCGGATCACGGCGGCAAAGCCGGCCAAGGCACCGTTGGTAACGACAATCTGTTCCGGCGAGGTCTCCAGTCCGCGCCGCCGGTACAGCTGGGCGATTTCGTTGCGCAGTTCGGGCAAACCGAGAGGGAAGTAGCCCATGCCGGAAATGTAGGCGGGCAGCTGAGCCATGGCAGCTTCGTAGTGCTCCACCATGCCGACAGGGGCGGATGGCGCCGCACAGGTCAGATCCACCGCATGGCGGCCGGCTGCTTCCAGCTCGACACCGCCGTCGGGCATCGGTTCCTGGCCGCCCGCTGCCGGACCGCCGGGAACCGTGATGACGGTGCCGGACCCCTGGCGTGCGGTAGCGAAGCCGCGGTCCCGCAGTTCCGAGTAGGCCCGCGAAACCGTGGTGCGGCTTAGCCCCAACTCCGTGACCAGTTCGCGCTCGCTTGGAAGGACCGTCCCATGGAGCATCCGCCCATTGGTCACCAACCGGCGGATGCCGCGGGCCAGCGAGGCATAGGCAGGTCCTTCCTCCACCAGCGGACCGATCATCGAGTGCAGCCGCGTGGCGGAGACCCGCCGGTTCTGGACGTCCATGTGGCCATTGTCTCGCAATTGGCTATTTTTTTGAAGGCCACTTTACGCGAGTATTGATGGCATGAGCACGGAAGCAAGCCCCGACACCACAACTGACCAAGATATCCAGCCAACGGCGACGACGCCGGCCGCAGCTAAGCGCCGCTTCAGGGGCGGCAGCATCCAGCTCAGCAATCTCAGCCCGCTTGAGCAGCTCAAGGCGGGGCGCCTGCCGCGCCGCTTGGTGCAGCTGTTCATCGGCCTGAGCCTGTACGGGCTGGCGATGGCAGCGTTTGTCCGCGCCGGCGTCGGGCTTGATCCTTGGGACGTGTTCCACTACGGCATCGCCGAACGGATCAACCTCAGCCTCGGAACCGTGGTCATTATTGTGGGTTTCCTGGTCCTGCTGCTCTGGATCCCGCTGAAGCAATGGCCGGGTCTCGGCACTGTCGCCAACGTCGTCTGGATCGGCGTCGCCACGGACGTGGGCCTGCATTTCATTCCCGTGGCAGATCATCCCCTCAGCCAGTGGGGCCTGTTCGCAGTGGCGCTGGTGTTCAATGGGCTGGCCGGAGCGCTCTACATCGGCAGCCAGTTCGGCCCCGGGCCGCGCGATGGGCTCATGACCGGATTGCACCAGCGCACCGGACTCAGCCTGCGGTTGGTCCGCACCGCCATCGAGCTTGCTGTCCTGGGCGCCGGTTGGCTGCTCGGCGGCATCGTCGGTTTCGGCACCCTGGCCTACGCGCTGTTGATCGGACCGTTCACGCAGTTCTTCATGCGCTGGTCCATAGTGCAGTTGGACCGTCCGTCCCTCGAACCGGCAACAAAGCAGTAGCCGCGCCGCCGGTTCGAGGCTCCGGTCTAAACCTTGGCGACGGTGATGGTTGTCGCGGCGCAGGAATCTGCGTATTTGATCAGGGCCTTCTTCTCGGTGCTATCCACCTTGAGCCCCCAGCGGATTTTCACCGCAACCCAGTCCGCCACGTACTTGCAGCGGTTCTTCGGCGGCATCCAGGCTTCCGGACCCTTGGCTTGTTTGGCCGAGTTCAGAGCGGACGTCTGGGCACTGAGTGCCCGGCCGTCGCCGAGGTCGTTGTAGAAGGCGACACGACGGGTCTGCGACCAAGTGCGTGCGCCGGATCCCCAGGCTTCATGCACCGGGACGAGGTGGTCGATCTGGACCGCCGACGCTGAGTAGTGCGTGCGGTTGTCCCAGCTGGTTACCCATTTGCCGGTGCGTACCGTGCACCCTTTGGAAGTGGTGTACTTGGTCCGGACCTTGGACTCCTGGATCAGGACCTCGGCCCTGGTGTTCTGGCAGTCCCGGTTCGTGTCCTTCCAGGAGCCGAAGTAGCGGTCCCGGTCATAACCGGTGTTCCGCTCAACGGCTACCGGCAGTGCACGTGCAGCCGATCGCAGCGATGCCTTATAAACGGTGGCTGCCTCGGCCGGAACGGCGAGTCCTGCAACCAGAAGAAGGGCTGCCACAACGGCAGCAAGAAGTTTCCCCAACATGACAAGTCCCCAAACTTGATAACCCCAAATGCACGTAGTGCGTGCGGTTATACGATACACGTCAGGGACGGATTGCGATATGCCTAGCGGAGGACCAATCTGCTGGCTTCCGGTCCTTAGCTGTAGTCGTACCAGCCCCGGCCGGTCTTGCGGCCGAGGCGGCCTTGTTCGACGAGGTTCGTGATGGCGGGGTCCGGGCGGTCGGCGTCGTTGTTGGTTTCGGCGTAGGTTGCCTGGGCGATGAAGTCGATGACGTCCAGGCCGACCATGTCCATGAGTTCGAAGGGTCCCATGGGGTGTCCGAGCGCGGTTTTGGCGGTGGTGTCGATGTCTTCGAGGGTGGCGATGCCGGCGGTGTGCAGGGCGAGGGCTTCCTTTTGGATGGCGCCCATGAGCCGGTTGGCGACGAAGCCGGGGATCTCGCGGTTGATCAGGACGGGTTCCTTGCCGAAGCGCCGGGCAAGTTCAAGGGTGGTGTCCACGGTGGCCTGCGACGTTGCCTCGTTGCGCACGACTTCCACGCATTTCATTACCAGCGCGGGGTTGAAGAAGTGCATGTTGCAGACCTGTTCGGGCCGGCCGCTGGCTTCGGCGACCTTCGAGGAGCCGAGGGTGGACGAGTTGGTGGCGAGGATGGCGTGGGCCGGTGCGAGTTCGCCGAGCTGGGTGAAGATGTGCTGCTTGAGTTCGAGCCGTTCGGTGGCGGCCTCGATGACGAAGTCGGTATCCGCGGCTGCGGCGGCGAGGTCCGTGCTGAAGGCGAGTCGGCCGAGTGCGGCGTCGGCGTCCGCCTGGCTGGCCCGGCCCTTGGCCACGTTGGCCTGCATCCGGGAGGTCAGCTGTTCCTTGGCCTGGGCGAGCATGTCCTCGGCGATGTCCTGGACGGTGACGCGGTAGCCGGCGAGGGCGGCGACCATGCCGATCTGCGAGCCCATGGCGCCGGCGCCGATGACCAGAATGTGCTTGATGTTCTCGATCGAGGGATTCATGCGTTCCTTAAACTCCGGCCGTTCCGCCGCGCAGGTAGACGGTGGTGGTGTGGGTGAAGAATTCCTTGGCCGCGGCGCCCTGTTCCTTGGGGCCGTAGCCGGACTTCTTTGCGCCGCCGAAGGGCACATGCGGGTCGGCGCCGGCGGATTCGGAGTTCACGTGCAGGATGCCGACGTCAAGGTCGTCGATTGCGTCCAGTGCGCGGGTGACGTCCTGGGTGAACAGTGCGGCGGAGAGCCCGAACTCGCTGTCGTTGGCCAGTTCGAACGCCTGCTCCACGGTGGCAGCCCGGCGGACGGCCAGCACGGGCCCGAACAGTTCCTCGCGCCAGACGTCGAGCTCCTGATCCGCGGGGAGCTCCAGGATGGTTGGTGGGATGAAGTAACCGGAGGCGAGGTCGTCGTCGTACTTTTGGCCGCCGGCGATCAGCCGCGCGCCCTGCGAGAGGGCGGTGTCGATGCCGTCGCTGATGGACTTGCGGGCGCCGTCGTTGACCACCGGGCCCATCTGGACGGTTGGGTCGGCCGGGTCGCCGACCGCCAGCGCGTTGGCGCGTTCGGCCAGGGTGGCGAGGAACTCGTCGGCGATGGCCTCGGCCACGATGAGCCGCGAGGTGGCGGTGCACTTCTGCCCGGTGGAGCGGAACGCACCGAGCATGACTTGTTCCGCGGCGAGATCGAGGTCCGCGTCGGCGAGGACGACGGCGGCGTTCTTGCCGCCCATCTCGGCCTGCACCGGAACGCCCCGCCCGGCTGCCTCGGCGGCCAAACGGCGGCCGACACCGGTGGAGCCGGTGAAGGTCAGCCCGTCCAGCGCCGGATGTTCCACGATGGAGTTGCCCATCGAACCCGGTCCGATCAGCAGGTTCAGCACGCCGGCCGGCAGGCCCGCGGCATCCAGCGCCTGGGCCAGCCGCAGCGCCAGCAGCGGCACGGTGCTCGCCGGTTTCCAGACCACGGTGTTGCCGTAGGCCAGGGCCGGGGCGATCTTCCACGCCGGGATCGCGATGGGGAAATTGAACGGGGTGACTACGCCGACCACGCCCAGCGGCTTGCGCGTGACGAGGATCTTCTCGCCGCGTCGCGGAGAGGAGAAGATCTCGCCGGCGGTGCGGTCGCCGTCGTTCCCGTAGTAGCGGAAGATTTGCGCCGCACGCAGCACCTCGCCCTGGCCCTCGGCCCGTGTCTTGCCCTCCTCGCGGGCCAGCTCCAGCCCCCAGGCTTCCGCATTCTGCTCAATGACGACGGCGGCGCGGAGCAGCACGGCGCCGCGCTCGTGTGCCGGGGTGCGCGCCCACTCGCGCTTGGCTGCCACGGCGGCGGACATGGCCTGCTCCACCTCGGCCGGTCCGGCCTGCAGTCCCTGCGCGACAACTTCGTCCGGGCGGGCCGGGTTGGAGCTGGTGATGGGGGAGCCGGTGCCGGGCACCCAGGCGCCGTCGATGTAGTGCTGAAGCTGTACCGGGGAGGTCATGCGCGCTCCTTGAAGTAGCGGA belongs to Arthrobacter crystallopoietes and includes:
- a CDS encoding aminotransferase class I/II-fold pyridoxal phosphate-dependent enzyme, with the protein product MTTTQSGVQTSGAPGTAASKRAAAIAAIPSYQLINSFLNNSLYARRKFEPTACDFGFGNPHQMPQEEYVTALRDVLTPRNNEWFAYKTNLPEAQDAAAASLQRLLDVPFEPEHIYLSTGGFTAIALALKAVTDPGDEVIYSLPPWFCYEPILVESGLTPVKVKINTETFDLDLDAIGAAITPRTRVVIVNSPNNPTGRIYPPELLMKLAALLEDASARNGRRIYLVSDEAYNRIVYDGLRFHSPAEFYPFTMLAYSYGKTHLAPGERIGYLALPPTMPDRDQLQAVIQALQLATGWVYPNATLQYALPQLETFSIDVGRLQRKRDVMVDALAGMGYKAKRSEGTFYLYIESPVPDDVAFTERLAAKDVFVFPGIMFETPGFFRISLTANEDMIERSLPIFRTALKEAASTG
- a CDS encoding PLP-dependent aminotransferase family protein, which translates into the protein MDVQNRRVSATRLHSMIGPLVEEGPAYASLARGIRRLVTNGRMLHGTVLPSERELVTELGLSRTTVSRAYSELRDRGFATARQGSGTVITVPGGPAAGGQEPMPDGGVELEAAGRHAVDLTCAAPSAPVGMVEHYEAAMAQLPAYISGMGYFPLGLPELRNEIAQLYRRRGLETSPEQIVVTNGALAGFAAVIRAVLPPGSRVLAESPSYPNTIASLRHHGARVSAVPIGPEGTDLEAVGQALRRVQPAAMLCLPDFHNPTGTLLDNEGRERWAWQLDAAKTVGIVDETAVDLWWDAEPDVKPMAIYSDRIVSIGSASKSHWGGLRLGWLRCPRSLQGAVTTMRTSLDLGAPVLEQLVLTRMLQTGNGLPGESRTRIRTERDWLHATLSEQLPGWKANVPPGGLSLWWNLPAPRSTALAEAAARHGVLLAPGSVFAVEDHGLEHWIRTPFALAHEELERAVPGIVAAWHEVA
- a CDS encoding YczE/YyaS/YitT family protein, whose protein sequence is MSTEASPDTTTDQDIQPTATTPAAAKRRFRGGSIQLSNLSPLEQLKAGRLPRRLVQLFIGLSLYGLAMAAFVRAGVGLDPWDVFHYGIAERINLSLGTVVIIVGFLVLLLWIPLKQWPGLGTVANVVWIGVATDVGLHFIPVADHPLSQWGLFAVALVFNGLAGALYIGSQFGPGPRDGLMTGLHQRTGLSLRLVRTAIELAVLGAGWLLGGIVGFGTLAYALLIGPFTQFFMRWSIVQLDRPSLEPATKQ
- a CDS encoding HNH endonuclease family protein, with the protein product MAALLLVAGLAVPAEAATVYKASLRSAARALPVAVERNTGYDRDRYFGSWKDTNRDCQNTRAEVLIQESKVRTKYTTSKGCTVRTGKWVTSWDNRTHYSASAVQIDHLVPVHEAWGSGARTWSQTRRVAFYNDLGDGRALSAQTSALNSAKQAKGPEAWMPPKNRCKYVADWVAVKIRWGLKVDSTEKKALIKYADSCAATTITVAKV
- a CDS encoding 3-hydroxyacyl-CoA dehydrogenase family protein, with product MNPSIENIKHILVIGAGAMGSQIGMVAALAGYRVTVQDIAEDMLAQAKEQLTSRMQANVAKGRASQADADAALGRLAFSTDLAAAAADTDFVIEAATERLELKQHIFTQLGELAPAHAILATNSSTLGSSKVAEASGRPEQVCNMHFFNPALVMKCVEVVRNEATSQATVDTTLELARRFGKEPVLINREIPGFVANRLMGAIQKEALALHTAGIATLEDIDTTAKTALGHPMGPFELMDMVGLDVIDFIAQATYAETNNDADRPDPAITNLVEQGRLGRKTGRGWYDYS
- a CDS encoding aldehyde dehydrogenase family protein: MTSPVQLQHYIDGAWVPGTGSPITSSNPARPDEVVAQGLQAGPAEVEQAMSAAVAAKREWARTPAHERGAVLLRAAVVIEQNAEAWGLELAREEGKTRAEGQGEVLRAAQIFRYYGNDGDRTAGEIFSSPRRGEKILVTRKPLGVVGVVTPFNFPIAIPAWKIAPALAYGNTVVWKPASTVPLLALRLAQALDAAGLPAGVLNLLIGPGSMGNSIVEHPALDGLTFTGSTGVGRRLAAEAAGRGVPVQAEMGGKNAAVVLADADLDLAAEQVMLGAFRSTGQKCTATSRLIVAEAIADEFLATLAERANALAVGDPADPTVQMGPVVNDGARKSISDGIDTALSQGARLIAGGQKYDDDLASGYFIPPTILELPADQELDVWREELFGPVLAVRRAATVEQAFELANDSEFGLSAALFTQDVTRALDAIDDLDVGILHVNSESAGADPHVPFGGAKKSGYGPKEQGAAAKEFFTHTTTVYLRGGTAGV